The following DNA comes from Neosynechococcus sphagnicola sy1.
CTAAAACTCACTGCATCTGTAAACACAACGGCAGCTAGAGTGCGCTTTCCCTTGAAATTTGGGGTTACTGCCTCAGGGTGCATAGGTGGCTAAAGCCAATGCTAGAGGTAATCATGATGTCAGGTTCAGCTCAGTATATCTAGTCCCATGGTCTCCATGTTGCTACTGTCAGAGAAGTTTAAAGCCTGCCCGCGCACCTCCTGGTACAGCCGTCCTCGTTCATAGACAATCTGGCCTCCGACGATGGTCACCACGGGCCATCCTGTGAGGTTCCAGCCCTCGAAGGGACTCCAACCACATTTGGTCAATAGTTCTGCTCGCAATACGGGTCGGTAGGTTTGGAGATCAACCAGAACCAGATCCGCATCATAGCCAGGGGCAATCACGCCCTTGTGGGCAATGCCGTAAGCTCTTGCGACATTACGACTCATCCACTGGCTGACCTGGGCCACCGTACATTTTCCTGCCATTGCTTGTGTCAGCATCAGCGGGAGTGAAGTTTCTACTCCCGGCATCCCTGAAGGAACATTTGCGGGTTCTAACAGTAGGGTATCAGCAGCAGAGGCATCCCGTTGAGCAGTGATTTGACCTTTCTCTGCCAATGTATGCGGAGCATGATCCGTCGCAATAAAATCAATCACTCCGTCTAGCAAAGCTTGCCAAAGCACTTCTTGATCATGGGGCGATCGCAG
Coding sequences within:
- a CDS encoding dihydroorotase produces the protein MLGQLWFFIGATAEVLPDLIQASPTCGIKVFMGSMSGALLVDQAEILDRIFAQGSRLIAVHAEDQARIAQRRQEFAGNPDPAIHSIIQDNQAALNATQLVLTLAKKYQRRLHILHLSTAEEADLLRQDKPQWVTAEVTPQHLLMNTSAYEKIGTLAQMNPPLRSPHDQEVLWQALLDGVIDFIATDHAPHTLAEKGQITAQRDASAADTLLLEPANVPSGMPGVETSLPLMLTQAMAGKCTVAQVSQWMSRNVARAYGIAHKGVIAPGYDADLVLVDLQTYRPVLRAELLTKCGWSPFEGWNLTGWPVVTIVGGQIVYERGRLYQEVRGQALNFSDSSNMETMGLDILS